A genomic segment from Oncorhynchus keta strain PuntledgeMale-10-30-2019 chromosome 7, Oket_V2, whole genome shotgun sequence encodes:
- the cobll1b gene encoding cordon-bleu protein-like 1b isoform X4 — MTMDQKENLLEQDLTLVVVLPGGVEKTATVHGSKPMMDLLVMLCAKYHLNPSGHTIELVTTNRNHIKFKPNALIGALEAEKVLLKPKGMEEKSKKPGPQMPEATVRLVINYKKTQKTILRVSPRVPLEDLLPAICEKCEFDQQSTLLLRDAQSEDPLDLTCSLNDFAIREVYARDTKAMYSTDVPASPTTPTHQGHLDTIPPSKDKIQKEKENKGLFSLFRRSKKKPEQGMTASAPASPVFPSRPRPLSMSSLSAHSSTFNCSTMPSDMSKKRRAPLPPMLVSQSPPSNLSHRQRSISASEPETQTDGDQMTTGLSRRTESSLKRTKRKAPPPPASPGVVVQDETLLDRGGQPTTLEEIVEQEETTASVILDSMSDVQEDDSSLNLSTADISVDSERTEGLSPSPDAPHAEMETSPLSESECPAGEDQSCDLSSDGKLVHSMLNNAECTVPMLSVGMDTSETEGAESPPCQAEEISDQTGLPCEDSTTQDGAKGECSTESSPTISPPAAQPVTQSTGTQASDQLDTEPSCDEPPAATSTPCLPAKASTSGAVVQKRDMSTSTEKLLTTDEPITPALSPSSAARRDQTSTQSAPAPPKPSNELTRDYIPKVGMTTYTIVPQKTLEKLRYFEVELTLESPYVALEKEVDIGSLELKEAEQLQVRTQQTELPSTVPLEDYQSQQVYSTTTSESTVNGNLIESIHSPSTPTTIILARDDKIPSPASGGDQAGSIAEVKEMRIPPATKPKPGSFRLPQHKRTPGFYVTSAAVKRLSASPDAGQREAPGSVVAAAAGQALQPVGGSFPPPPPPVQWDKETSEGAEIVEVELRPKEEESRSVPPPRPSPVRAPPSPGLSLEKLRSFTAPKPYSPTTPSRFAQAVSSAVKRSQSLSTGSTSPSPCSPPFYPITSSFFVKDPKGTDGDKGSDNSDWVKDKGLELQGVGDPCSVPANDITVQMAGQKDPGRCLSTCGEELRSKGSTEASTEPDVLPSSLSVPEPRKEE, encoded by the exons ATGACCATGGACCAGAAGGAGAACCTACTTGAACAGGACCTGACTCTGGTTGTGGTtctaccaggtggcgtggagAAGACGGCCACTGTACATGGCAG caAGCCTATGATGGATTTGTTAGTCATGCTTTGTGCCAAGTACCACCTGAACCCATCAGGCCACACTATAGAGCTCGTCACCACCAACAGAAACCACATCAAGTTCAAACCCAACGCTTTGATCGGGGCCCTAGAGGCAGAGAAGGTTTTGCTCAAGCCCAAAGGAATGGAGGAAAAGAGTAAGAAGCCTGGTCCTCAGATGCCGGAG GCAACTGTCCGTCTGGTAATAAACTATAAAAAGACCCAGAAGACTATACTAAGAGTCAGCCCTCGAGTCCCCCTTGAAGACCTCTTACCAGCTATTTGTGAGAAATGTGAATTTGACCAACAGAGCACACTTTTATTGAGAGATGCCCAATCTGAGGATCCTTTGGATTTGACCTGTTCTCTCAATGATTTTGCAATAAGGGAGGTTTATGCAAGGGACACAAAAG CTATGTACTCAACAGATGTACCTGCCTCACCTACTACACCAACTCACCAAGGTCATCTAG ATACCATTCCACCCAGCAAAGATAAAATCCAGAAGGAGAAAGAAAACAAGGGATTGTTCAGTCTATTCAGGAGAAGTAAGAAGAAACCTGAGCAG GGAATGACTGCCAGTGCCCCGGCGTCCCCAGTCTTCCCTAGCAGGCCTCGACCTCTCAGCATGAGCTCACTCAGTGCCCACTCCTCCACATTCAACTGCAGCACCATGCCTTCTGACATGTCAAAGAAGAGACGGGCCCCTCTGCCACCAATGCTGGTGTCCCAGAGCCCCCCCTCTAACCTCAGCCATCGCCAGAGGTCCATCTCCGCCTCGGAGCCCGAAACCCAAACGGATGGTGACCAG ATGACGACTGGTCTGAGTCGCAGAACAGAGTCTTCACTGAAGAGGACAAAGCGCAAGGCTCCTCCACCCCCCGCATCTCCTGGAGTGGTTGTCCAAGATGAAACTTTGCTAGATAGAG GTGGCCAACCTACTACACTGGAAGAGATCGTGGAGCAGGAGGAGACCACTGCCTCTGTGATCCTAGACTCTATGAGTGATGTCCAGGAGGACGACAGCAGCCTTAACCTGTCAACAGCAGACATCTCCGTGGACTCTGAGAGAACCGAGGGTCTCTCTCCATCCCCGGACGCCCCACATGCTGAGATGGAGACCTCCCCACTGTCTGAGAGCGAGTGCCCAGCGGGGGAAGATCAGTCTTGTGATCTGTCCTCAGATGGCAA ACTAGTCCACAGCATGCTGAACAACGCTGAGTGCACGGTTCCCATGCTGAGTGTGGGGATGGACACATCTGAAACAGAAGGTGCTG AAAGCCCTCCATGCCAAGCAGAGGAAATAAGTGACCAGACAGGTTTGCCATGTGAAGATTCCACAACACAAGATGGGGCCAAAGGTGAATGTAGTACTGAGAGCTCTCCTACTATCAGCCCACCAGCAGCCCAGCCAGTGACACAGAGCACAGGAACACAGGCCTCCGATCAACTGGACACTGAACCCTCCTGTGATGAACCACCAGCGGCCACCAGCACCCCCTGTCTCCCTGCCAAAGCCTCTACCTCTGGAGCGGTGGTCCAGAAGAGGGACATGTCCACATCCACAGAGAAGCTGCTGACCACTGACGAACCCATCACACCTGCCTTATCTCCTTCCTCAGCAGCCCGTCGGGACCAAACATCCACTCAAAGTGCCCCGGCCCCACCGAAGCCATCCAATGAGCTGACCAGGGACTACATCCCCAAGGTGGGGATGACTACGTACACTATCGTGCCTCAGAAGACTCTGGAGAAACTGAGATACTTTGAGGTAGAGCTAACGTTGGAGTCCCCTTATGTGGCTCTAGAGAAGGAAGTAGATATTGGTTCACTTGAACTCAAAGAGGCTGAGCAGCTACAGGTCAGAACACAACAGACAGAGCTGCCGTCTACTGTACCTCTGGAAGACTATCAGTCTCAGCAAGTCTACAGCACTACTACTAGTGAGAGCACTGTAAATGGCAACCTGATCGAGTCTATTCACTCCCCCTCAACACCGACAACAATAATTCTTGCAAGAGATGACAAGATTCCATCCCCTGCTAGTGGTGGAGACCAAGCAGGCTCCATAGCAGAGGTCAAGGAGATGAGAATTCCACCCGCAACTAAACCCAAGCCTGGCTCTTTTCGCTTGCCACAGCACAAAAGAACACCTGGGTTTTACGttacctcggctgcagtgaaacGTTTGAGTGCCAGTCCTGACGCTGGCCAGAGGGAGGCTCCAGGcagtgtagtggcagcagcagcagggcaGGCCCTGCAGCCAGTAGGGGGCagcttcccccctcctcctcctccggtgCAGTGGGACAAGGAGACATCAGAGGGCGCTGAGATAGTTGAGGTGGAGCTGAGGCCAAAGGAAGAAGAGAGCAGAAGTGTGCCCCCTCCACGGCCCAGTCCCGTCAGGGCGCCCCCATCCCCAGGACTGAGCCTGGAGAAATTGAGGAGTTTTACTGCTCCCAAACCCTACTCTCCTACTACCCCATCCCGCTTTGCCCAAGCTGTATCTTCGGCAGTCAAAAGGTCCCAGTCCTTATCCACTGGGTCCACCTCACCATCTCCTTGCTCGCCACCATTCTACCCAATCACAAGCAGCTTTTTTGTTAAAGATCCTAAAGGAACAGATGGGGATAAG GGCAGTGACAATAGCGATTGGGTGAAGGACAAAGGCTTGGAGCTCCAGGGAGTGGGGGACCCGTGCAGTGTCCCAGCCAATGACATAACTGTTCAGATGGCAGGCCAGAAAGACCCTGGGCGGTGCCTCAGTACGTGTGGAGAGGAGCTGAGAAGCAAAGGGTCAACAGAGGCATCTACA GAGCCTGATGTCCTGCCCTCGAGTCTGTCAGTGCCTGAGCCCAGGAAAGAGGAATAA